In one window of Methanosarcinales archaeon DNA:
- a CDS encoding NAD(P)/FAD-dependent oxidoreductase has product MDYDVIVIGAGPGGAITAFTVAQAGFRVLMLERDAICKSPCAGYVGLSINIQMPDDCGIQSKISKMRTYFPDLSYHDFQLNGFVVDRSKFDMSLLKKAEEAGAHIKWRSPLIDLVTGDVRFPGGVASGMIIVGSDGVFSKTSSILGITKQRAAFCAQYHMKGIEPLHNTSEIFFDADYAPGGYVWIYPTGPDSANVGLGITDTGSKSPHQYLDAFIKESNISGRLDGETSKYIAGALPISGLREKLVYDNILLVGDSAGMADSVTGAGINSAMLAGEVAGNAIIRALENDDITLLGQYETRVRRLLARPLARSLEKRKKLDAYCSQNELLQQHLPELWVTFRQYWD; this is encoded by the coding sequence ATGGATTATGATGTTATCGTTATCGGTGCAGGTCCAGGAGGAGCAATTACCGCATTTACAGTAGCCCAGGCTGGATTTCGTGTGCTGATGCTGGAAAGAGATGCAATATGCAAATCTCCCTGTGCTGGATATGTAGGCCTCTCGATCAACATCCAAATGCCTGATGATTGCGGGATCCAGTCAAAGATATCAAAAATGCGCACTTATTTCCCGGATCTTTCTTATCATGATTTCCAATTGAATGGGTTTGTAGTTGACAGGTCCAAATTTGATATGTCCCTGCTCAAAAAAGCAGAAGAAGCGGGAGCTCATATAAAGTGGAGATCTCCTCTTATCGATCTGGTCACTGGTGATGTCAGATTTCCGGGAGGTGTAGCCTCTGGAATGATAATTGTGGGTTCGGATGGCGTTTTTTCAAAAACGTCATCAATTCTTGGGATAACAAAACAAAGGGCAGCTTTCTGTGCCCAGTATCATATGAAGGGAATAGAACCTCTCCACAATACCAGTGAGATTTTTTTTGATGCAGATTATGCGCCGGGTGGGTATGTGTGGATATATCCTACCGGACCAGATTCTGCAAATGTGGGATTGGGAATAACGGATACTGGATCAAAGTCTCCCCATCAATATCTGGATGCATTTATTAAAGAGTCTAATATTTCAGGACGGCTGGATGGTGAGACATCCAAATATATCGCAGGCGCCCTTCCTATAAGTGGACTTCGGGAAAAGCTCGTATACGATAACATATTGCTGGTGGGGGACAGTGCAGGCATGGCAGATTCTGTGACTGGCGCCGGTATTAACAGTGCCATGCTGGCTGGCGAGGTGGCCGGTAATGCGATCATAAGGGCTCTTGAAAATGATGATATAACACTGCTTGGACAATATGAGACCAGGGTTAGGAGGCTACTTGCCAGACCTCTGGCCAGATCACTTGAAAAAAGAAAAAAATTAGACGCATACTGCTCCCAAAATGAATTGCTGCAGCAGCATCTGCCAGAACTCTGGGTGACATTCAGGCAATACTGGGATTAA
- a CDS encoding FAD-binding oxidoreductase, whose protein sequence is MKTKRKIDPTEQQELSRLFKDRVNFEKRERKIYSHDVASLPKLVKPMLGNTIPAGIVKPENESELVDLVKFAASRNIPLVPRGAATSGYGGVLPTRGGIVVDMSLFDKLIKIDKAKMTATVQAGTVWQDVEKQLNINNLSLRVMPTSSPASTAGGWLAQGGAGLGSFAYGAFRDNVISAKTVLANGTVKEFSGNDLDNLYGAMGTTGLITELKIKVKKHEPVSIAGAQFDSAASLKSTLTSTKQKNIPVWSVTFLNPEGVKLKNKVPLKTHQGHVIEERVLLPEAYILLMATHDKDALSKIESEVSDNGGKLLDEKVSEHEWEERFKTMRIKRLGPSVIPAEVVIPLDNLDAAIESLDKKIGLEYLLEGIMISDKEAVLMVFIPHDERSLGFNFAFPLALSVIRISKKHGGRVYSSGLYFSKETPSVYGERYGPLKVFKQKTDPNDILNPDKLTGKVMMGIGIGLASAFEAFTRPIGNLFKNSNGAHKPDKKGIPGDVVWDAYSCAQCGYCVRGCTQYYGRGWESQSPRGKWYFLKEYLEGREKFDQEAVTNFMVCTTCERCDVACQLDLPVEPDWMAMRNELIGERRLMTIPPFEMMAAALQKEGNIWAGYQGERDAWFPEDIKPKEKAEIAYFAGCTASYCERDIAEGTVRLLDKAGVDFTYLGQDEKCCAIPMLVAGKWDVFKDVMKHNIEEMKKRDVKTVVTSCPACHLVWKTVYPEFAEKEGIPYDFETKHYAEVLAEKIESGEFKFEKEVKAKVTWHDSCHIGRAGGIYEPPRDVIKAIPGVELIEMEHNREDGLCCGSVLSLLDSPQVAAEIGNVKLEEARATGADTILALCPCCEFQMRVTKNTKGNNIKIRDLASFACEGIGIELEDPFEYSMMLWEPFFGMINLMKPEAMADLMAELLPEIIAAMPGPLRAMMQMVKIPGMDKLMTLIMPKMMPLLMPMLMPEVMPAMLDAVARRIKMPDDMKEQMPDLMPKTMENLMPNMLPQVAPLLTPKMIEYVKAH, encoded by the coding sequence TTGAAAACAAAGCGAAAAATTGACCCTACCGAACAACAAGAACTATCCAGGTTATTCAAAGATAGAGTGAATTTTGAAAAACGTGAGCGAAAGATATATTCTCATGATGTGGCAAGCTTACCAAAGCTTGTCAAACCGATGCTTGGAAATACCATACCTGCGGGGATTGTCAAACCGGAAAATGAATCCGAACTTGTAGATCTGGTAAAATTCGCAGCTAGTAGAAACATCCCATTGGTACCCAGAGGTGCCGCCACTTCCGGATATGGTGGTGTGCTGCCTACCAGAGGCGGTATTGTAGTGGACATGTCATTGTTTGATAAGTTAATTAAAATAGATAAAGCTAAAATGACGGCAACAGTTCAAGCCGGAACTGTCTGGCAGGACGTCGAAAAACAATTGAATATTAATAACCTGTCTTTGCGAGTAATGCCCACCAGTAGTCCAGCATCAACAGCAGGCGGATGGCTTGCACAGGGCGGTGCAGGCTTGGGAAGTTTTGCTTATGGAGCGTTTCGGGATAATGTAATCTCTGCTAAAACTGTACTTGCTAATGGAACTGTAAAGGAATTTTCAGGCAACGATCTGGATAACCTGTACGGTGCAATGGGTACTACTGGATTAATAACAGAACTGAAGATCAAAGTCAAAAAGCACGAACCAGTATCCATAGCAGGTGCTCAATTCGATTCTGCCGCATCTTTGAAATCAACACTTACATCCACAAAGCAGAAAAATATTCCTGTATGGTCTGTCACTTTCCTAAACCCCGAAGGTGTTAAACTTAAGAATAAAGTACCGTTAAAAACCCATCAGGGTCATGTAATTGAAGAAAGAGTATTGCTCCCTGAAGCATACATCCTGCTAATGGCTACCCATGATAAGGATGCCCTCTCCAAAATTGAGAGTGAAGTGTCTGATAACGGTGGAAAGCTCCTGGATGAAAAAGTTTCTGAACACGAATGGGAAGAACGTTTCAAGACCATGCGAATAAAACGCCTGGGCCCATCGGTCATCCCGGCTGAAGTAGTAATACCCCTGGATAACCTGGATGCTGCCATAGAATCCCTGGATAAAAAAATCGGGCTGGAATACCTATTGGAAGGCATTATGATCTCAGATAAGGAAGCCGTGTTAATGGTATTCATTCCCCATGATGAAAGATCTCTAGGATTTAATTTTGCATTCCCGCTGGCACTTAGTGTGATCAGGATTTCAAAAAAGCATGGAGGTCGGGTATATTCCTCTGGATTATATTTTTCAAAAGAAACGCCTTCAGTATATGGTGAAAGATACGGTCCACTAAAGGTTTTCAAACAAAAAACCGACCCGAACGATATCTTAAACCCTGACAAATTGACAGGCAAAGTAATGATGGGTATTGGTATCGGGCTGGCCTCAGCTTTTGAAGCATTTACCAGGCCGATCGGAAATTTGTTCAAGAATAGCAATGGTGCACATAAACCTGATAAAAAGGGCATTCCCGGTGATGTGGTCTGGGATGCCTATTCCTGTGCACAATGTGGTTATTGCGTTCGCGGTTGTACCCAGTATTACGGCAGGGGATGGGAATCCCAGTCACCTCGCGGAAAATGGTACTTCCTGAAAGAATACCTGGAAGGCAGGGAGAAGTTCGATCAGGAGGCAGTTACCAATTTCATGGTATGTACAACATGCGAGCGTTGCGATGTGGCCTGCCAGCTAGACCTGCCAGTGGAACCTGACTGGATGGCTATGAGGAACGAACTCATAGGCGAGCGCAGGCTGATGACCATCCCACCCTTTGAAATGATGGCAGCTGCCCTGCAAAAGGAAGGCAACATCTGGGCAGGATACCAGGGGGAAAGGGATGCCTGGTTCCCAGAGGATATCAAGCCAAAGGAAAAAGCTGAAATAGCTTACTTTGCCGGCTGTACAGCATCCTATTGTGAGCGAGATATTGCCGAAGGTACGGTCAGACTGCTGGATAAGGCCGGAGTTGACTTCACATATCTCGGCCAGGATGAAAAATGCTGTGCAATCCCGATGTTAGTGGCAGGTAAGTGGGATGTGTTCAAAGATGTTATGAAGCACAATATTGAAGAGATGAAAAAGCGGGATGTTAAGACGGTAGTCACATCCTGTCCGGCCTGTCATCTGGTATGGAAGACCGTGTATCCGGAATTTGCCGAAAAAGAAGGTATACCTTATGACTTTGAGACAAAACATTATGCAGAGGTACTGGCTGAGAAGATCGAATCAGGCGAGTTCAAATTCGAAAAGGAAGTAAAAGCCAAGGTCACGTGGCACGATTCATGTCATATCGGTCGTGCAGGCGGGATATACGAGCCGCCCAGGGATGTTATCAAGGCAATTCCAGGTGTGGAATTAATTGAGATGGAGCATAACAGGGAAGATGGACTGTGCTGCGGCTCTGTCCTGTCACTGCTGGATTCTCCGCAAGTGGCTGCTGAGATCGGCAATGTTAAGCTGGAAGAGGCCAGGGCCACAGGTGCTGATACCATCCTGGCACTGTGTCCTTGCTGCGAATTCCAGATGAGAGTGACCAAGAACACAAAAGGTAATAATATTAAGATACGCGACCTGGCGTCCTTTGCATGTGAAGGTATCGGGATTGAACTGGAAGACCCGTTCGAGTATTCCATGATGCTGTGGGAGCCGTTCTTTGGCATGATCAACCTGATGAAACCCGAGGCCATGGCAGATCTGATGGCAGAGCTATTGCCTGAAATAATAGCAGCCATGCCCGGCCCCCTACGGGCCATGAT